The Leptotrichia trevisanii DSM 22070 genome has a segment encoding these proteins:
- the mvk gene encoding mevalonate kinase: MKKGIGKSHSKIILIGEHSVVYGYPAIAIPLKKIEIECLVEEAKTSFFYNKTDTLSVAVFTALKHLKKENAKIKYKITSQIPPKRGMGSSAAVSIAAIQAVFDYFEENLDDELLEKLVHTAEIVAHNTPSGLDAKTCLSDKAIKFIKNKGFSYIDLNLDAYLVIADTGIYGNTGEAIQNVKSLGSKADIFLKKLGELTDEMVKILTENNESKEKKVDKIGKIMTKANTELGNLHITIEKTDLFVKTAIEKGASGAKISGGGLGGCVIALAKNLDIVEKIKEGLIKCGAENIWVEKI; the protein is encoded by the coding sequence ATGAAAAAAGGTATCGGAAAATCACATAGTAAAATCATATTAATTGGAGAACATTCTGTCGTTTATGGCTATCCTGCCATTGCTATTCCTCTAAAAAAGATTGAAATTGAATGCTTAGTAGAAGAAGCCAAAACTAGCTTTTTTTATAACAAGACAGACACTCTCTCGGTTGCAGTTTTTACTGCATTAAAACATTTAAAAAAAGAAAATGCGAAAATAAAATACAAAATAACTTCCCAAATTCCGCCAAAACGTGGAATGGGCTCTTCAGCTGCAGTCAGTATTGCTGCAATTCAAGCAGTCTTTGACTACTTTGAGGAAAATCTGGATGATGAATTGCTAGAAAAATTGGTTCACACGGCAGAAATTGTAGCTCACAACACACCAAGCGGGCTGGACGCCAAAACGTGCCTTAGCGATAAAGCCATAAAATTCATAAAAAACAAGGGATTTTCCTACATTGACTTAAATCTTGACGCATATCTTGTAATTGCAGATACAGGTATTTATGGAAATACTGGCGAAGCGATTCAGAATGTAAAAAGTTTAGGAAGCAAAGCTGATATTTTTTTAAAAAAATTAGGCGAATTGACAGATGAAATGGTTAAAATTTTAACTGAAAACAATGAATCTAAAGAAAAGAAAGTTGATAAAATAGGAAAAATTATGACAAAAGCAAATACAGAACTCGGAAATTTACACATAACCATTGAAAAAACAGATTTATTTGTAAAAACAGCGATTGAAAAAGGAGCAAGCGGTGCAAAAATTTCTGGTGGCGGATTAGGAGGCTGTGTAATTGCACTTGCAAAAAATTTGGATATTGTAGAAAAGATAAAAGAGGGACTGATAAAATGTGGAGCAGAAAATATTTGGGTGGAGAAAATTTAA